A region from the Brassica napus cultivar Da-Ae chromosome C8, Da-Ae, whole genome shotgun sequence genome encodes:
- the LOC106367749 gene encoding non-specific lipid-transfer protein 5, producing the protein MEGLLKLSTLVIVCMLVSAPMASEAAISCGAVASNLGQCINYLTRGGFVPRGCCSGVRRLNSMARTTRDRQQACRCIQGAARALGSRLNPGRAARLPGACRVRIAYPISARTNCNKVR; encoded by the exons ATGGAGGGGCTCTTAAAGTTGTCGACGTTGGTGATTGTGTGCATGTTAGTGTCAGCTCCAATGGCGTCCGAGGCAGCAATCTCTTGCGGCGCAGTCGCCAGCAACTTAGGCCAATGCATTAACTACCTGACCCGAGGTGGTTTCGTTCCTCGAGGGTGTTGCTCTGGCGTTAGGAGGCTCAACAGCATGGCTCGTACCACCCGTGACCGCCAACAAGCTTGTCGCTGCATCCAAGGAGCAGCTAGAGCCTTGGGTTCCAGACTTAACCCAGGCCGTGCTGCACGTCTTCCTGGTGCTTGCCGTGTTAGGATCGCTTACCCCATCAGCGCAAGAACCAACTGTAACAA AGTCAGGTGA
- the LOC106367750 gene encoding probable serine/threonine-protein kinase WNK5: protein MYTPDISSTAAGTSNDSNPYVETDPSGRYGRFREVLGKGAMKTVYKAFDQVLGMEVAWNQVKLNEIFRSHEALQRLYSEVHLLKNLNHESIIRYCTSWIDINRRTFNFITELFTSGTLREYRRKYQKVDIRAIKSWSRQILNGLAYMHGHDPPVIHRDLKCDNIFVNGHLGQVKIGDLGLAAVLRESQQAHSVIGTPEFMAPELYDEEYNQLVDIYSFGMCVLEMLTGEYPYIECDNPAQIYKKVTSGTLPRSFRLIQNMEAKRFVGKCLETVSKRLSAKELLEDPFLAMTDEGDLAPLSRLPSQLAIQNLAANGTVVEPLPSVIDPARTTDMSITGRMNSEDHTIFLQVQISDGNGYMRNIHFPFSIVSDTPLEVALEMVKELEITDWDPLEIAAMIENEISLLVPNWSAHEDPSLLHHSFGHEDDDDNGRRTRPFYSAACSPDPPVAVKDNKNNSVEDLCLRHHSFGYEDDDDSGEGEGRRPLPFYSASCSPEPPVAVKENNNNALEDGPSLQHEDDDDNVQGGARRTLPFSSASSSYDSPVAVTDNDKAHEDPSLLHHNLGHEDDDTRKTSLFYSAACSLDPHVAVTDNEGSSNDDGSGRGSNTLLSSSTYQHSPPVEDDDQSPQQRRRRLRLHKMKSLVDTRTQVLHRSLMELINRHTRRGRGSNTNLNELQHQPVADFLRRS, encoded by the exons ATGTACACGCCGGATATTTCTTCCACCGCCGCCGGAACTTCCAATGATTCGAACCCTTACGTCGAGACTGATCCTTCCGGTCGCTATGGTCGT TTCAGGGAAGTACTTGGCAAGGGAGCAATGAAGACGGTTTACAAAGCCTTTGACCAAGTTCTAGGTATGGAAGTGGCATGgaaccaagttaagctcaacgagATCTTCCGATCACACGAGGCCTTACAGCGCCTCTACTCCGAAGTTCACCTCCTCAAGAACCTCAACCACGAGTCCATTATCCGCTACTGCACCTCTTGGATCGACATCAACCGCAGGACGTTCAACTTCATCACTGAGCTCTTCACATCAGGCACTCTTAGAGA GTATCGAAGGAAGTATCAAAAGGTTGATATCAGGGCTATCAAGAGCTGGTCACGCCAGATTCTGAATGGTCTTGCTTACATGCATGGACATGATCCTCCTGTTATTCATAGAGATCTTAAATGTGATAATATCTTTGTTAATGGTCACCTTGGGCAAGTCAAGATTGGTGACTTGGGCTTAGCTGCTGTCCTCCGAGAATCACAGCAAGCTCACAGCGTCATAGGAACGCCTGAGTTCATGGCGCCAGAGCTGTATGATGAAGAATACAACCAGCTCGTCGACATTTATTCATTTGGTATGTGCGTCCTTGAGATGCTTACCGGTGAGTACCCTTACATCGAATGCGACAACCCTGCACAGATATACAAGAAAGTCACATCG GGGACGTTGCCTCGGTCTTTCCGTCTCATCCAGAACATGGAGGCCAAGCGGTTTGTTGGTAAGTGCTTGGAAACTGTTTCAAAGAGATTGTCTGCAAAGGAGCTCTTGGAGGACCCGTTCCTCGCCATGACTGATGAGGGAGATCTAGCGCCTCTTTCTAGATTGCCCTCACAGCTAGCTATTCAGAACTTGGCTGCGAATGGAACGGTGGTGGAGCCTCTGCCTTCAGTGATTGATCCAGCTAGAACGACAGACATGTCGATAACAGGAAGGATGAACTCCGAAGACCACACCATCTTTCTACAAGTGCAGATTTCAGATGGCAATG GTTACATGAGGAACATTCACTTCCCTTTCAGCATTGTAAGCGACACACCTCTTGAAGTAGCTTTGGAGATGGTGAAGGAGCTTGAGATCACTGATTGGGATCCTTTGGAGATTGCTGCAATGATTGAAAATGAGATATCTTTGCTCGTCCCAAACTGGAGTGCCCATGAGGACCCTTCTCTTCTGCACCACAGCTTTggtcatgaagatgatgacgaCAATGGACGAAGAACACGCCCTTTCTACTCTGCTGCTTGCTCTCCCGACCCTCCTGTAGCAGTCAAAGACAATAAAAACAACTCCGTTGAGGACCTTTGTCTCCGACACCACAGTTTTGGTTATGAAGATGATGACGACAGTGGCgagggagaaggaagaagaccACTCCCCTTCTACTCTGCTTCTTGCTCTCCCGAACCTCCTGTAGCAGTTAAAGAGAACAACAACAACGCCCTCGAGGACGGCCCTTCTCTCCAGCACGAAGATGATGACGACAATGTCCAGGGAGGGGCAAGAAGAACACTCCCATTCTCCTCTGCTTCTTCCTCTTACGACTCTCCTGTAGCAGTTACAGACAACGACAAAGCCCATGAGGACCCTTCTCTCCTGCACCACAACTTAGGTCATGAAGATGACGACACACGAAAAACAAGCCTTTTCTACTCTGCTGCTTGCTCTCTCGATCCTCATGTAGCAGTTACAGACAACGAGGGTTCAAGTAACGATGATGGCAGTGGTAGAGGCTCTAATACTTTGTTAAGTTCTTCAACATACCAACACTCTCCTCCCGTTGAGGATGATGATCAAAGCCCGCAACAACGGAGGAGAAGGTTAAGGTTACATAAGATGAAATCGCTTGTGGACACGAGAACGCAGGTGCTCCACCGATCGCTCATGGAGTTGATCAACAGGCATACCAGGCGTGGGCGTGGCTCTAATACGAACTTGAACGAGTTACAACATCAACCCGTTGCTGACTTCTTGAGACGATCTTGA
- the LOC106367751 gene encoding stress response protein nst1, with translation MCILCVIQKWSRQVATMLPWFVIPLIGLWALSQLLPPAFRFEITSPRLACVFVLLVTLFWYEVLMPQLSTWRVRRNARLRERARLEAIQLQKLKKNATRRCRNCSTPYRDQNPGGGKFMCSYCGHISKRPVLDMPGLEISGSGILKELVGRGGKILNGKGWSEHGCLNRQEWCESSTLSTFDGDENCLVEKSYPGGVGFACRLLSSLFMSISWLWRKIFRFSSVDDSSLGPEQRRLLAKQGENGNNYHESRVEKARRKAEEKRQARLEKELSEEEERKQREEVARLVEERRKLRDEKIEAEKCSKVLLAAKEKIIKEAEKKRQERRKERDKASSKSSSDGEEHNKRTGKEIDQKRSVDKDDHLEHDRGSNMERRHDHGIENTATSNGTKSGGRYFDRVKGTFLSSSKAFSDSRLFGRGVITSATIAKETKPIGSTDNSHTSAHTNSHTNANHAVVSEPKPTREPRKAWHQLFARSTSVPVSPNVSTISRPSTKPQEAAQSSQISSQVSSIRTFDNPISFGLPSPFTIPVYSSGSTTSSIGFSPPTEIVLPQPGEDEHFEDPCYVPDPISLLGPVSESLDLRAGYETGIGKPHSMKNTPTREISKPSPIESPLSKSRAADEKQANDGSWQMWKSPLGQNSLGLVSGSANWIIPSETTRSTEESHHIASSLFAKEDAYSHRDSPESDHQNSVFSPITNNHDPWSQNMFFPALSGTESPFSCSTQTESTLLNNRSPTGSAQNNPFEHPSPNHWLKKVKGLKDGTGKQFVAAGEVENHQEDVQSVW, from the exons ATGTGTATATTGTGCGTTATTCAAAAGTGGTCTCGCCAGGTTGCAACGATGCTGCCTTGGTTTGTTATACCTTTGATTGGACTGTGGGCTCTCTCTCAGCTTCTTCCACCTGCTTTTCGTTTCGAGATTACTTCTCCCAGGCTTGCTTGTGTGTTTGTGCTTTTGGTTACTCTCTTCTGGTACGAGGTTTTGATGCCTCAGCTTTCCACTTGGCGTGTGAGGAGAAATGCTAGGCTTAGGGAGAGAGCGAGATTAGAAGCTATTCAACTACAGAAGCTAAAGAAAAATGCGACTAGGCGTTGCCGTAACTGCTCTACGCCTTATAGGGACCAGAATCCAGGTGGTGGAAAATTCATGTGTTCGTATTGTGGGCATATATCAAAAAGACCTGTTTTAGATATGCCCGGATTAGAGATTTCTGGTTCAGGGATTTTGAAGGAACTTGTTGGAAGAGGTGGAAAGATTTTGAATGGGAAAGGATGGAGTGAACACGGATGTTTGAACAGGCAAGAGTGGTGTGAGAGCAGCACGTTGAGTACATTTGATGGAGATGAAAATTGTTTGGTGGAGAAATCTTATCCTGGTGGTGTTGGTTTTGCTTGCAGGTTGCTGTCTTCTCTTTTCATGAGCATTAGTTGGCTTTGGAGAAAGATTTTTAGGTTTAGCTCAGTTGATGATTCGTCGCTTGGCCCAGAGCAGAGACGGTTACTGGCTAAACAGGGTGAGAACGGGAACAACTATCATGAGAGTAGGGTAGAAAAGGCACGTAGAAAGGCGGAGGAGAAAAGACAAGCTAGATTGGAGAAGGAGCTTTcagaggaggaagagagaaaacaaagagaagaagtCGCAAGACTAGTGGAAGAACGGAGAAAGCTGAGAGATGAAAAGATTGAGGCCGAGAAATGCAGCAAAGTATTACTAGCTGCCAAGGAGAAAATCATCAAAGAGGCGGAGAAGAAGCGTCAGGAGAGAAGGAAAGAAAGGGATAAAGCCTCAAGTAAGAGCAGTTCTGATGGTGAAGAGCATAACAAGAGAACAGGAAAGGAAATCGATCAGAAGCGCAGTGTTGATAAGGATGATCATCTGGAACATGATAGGGGCTCCAACATGGAAAGGAGACATGACCATGGTATAGAGAATACTGCCACTAGTAACGGTACAAAATCTGGCGGTAGGTACTTTGATCGAGTGAAGGGGACATTTTTATCCTCTTCTAAGGCTTTCAGTGATAGCCGTTTATTTGGGAGAGGCGTTATCACTTCTGCTACTATTGCAAAAGAAACCAAACCCATCGGTTCTACAGATAATTCCCATACCTCTGCTCATACTAATTCTCATACGAATGCTAATCACGCA GTTGTTTCTGAGCCAAAGCCGACAAGAGAACCTCGAAAAGCATGGCACCAACTGTTTGCCCGTTCAACATCTGTTCCTGTTTCCCCGAATGTTAGTACTATAAGTAGACCTAGTACAAAGCCCCAGGAAGCAGCTCAGAGCTCACAAATTTCCAGTCAAGTTTCCTCAATACGTACCTTTGACAATCCCATCAGTTTTGGCCTCCCATCGCCATTTACCATACCGGTATACTCTAGTGGATCCACTACCAGTAGTATAGGTTTCTCACCTCCAACAGAGATTGTTCTCCCTCAACCTGGTGAAGATGAACATTTTGAAGATCCGTGTTATGTTCCAGATCCGATATCTCTGCTGGGACCTGTTTCAGAATCACTTGATTTAAGGGCTGGGTATGAAACTGGGATAGGAAAACCCCATTCAATGAAGAATACACCTACTCGTGAAATCAGCAAGCCATCCCCAATTGAATCTCCTTTGTCCAAATCACGGGCTGCTGATGAAAAACAAGCTAATGACGGAAGCTGGCAAATGTGGAAGAGCCCACTTGGCCAAAACAGTCTTGGTTTAGTTAGTGGGTCAGCAAACTGGATTATACCTTCAGAGACAACTAGATCTACCGAGGAAAGTCATCATATAGCATCCTCCTTATTTGCAAAAGAGGATGCTTATTCACATAGGGACAGCCCTGAAAGTGATCACCAAAACAGCGTATTCAGCCCCATTACAAACAACCATGATCCTTGGTCACAGAATATGTTCTTCCCTGCATTATCTGGCACAGAGAGTCCTTTTTCTTGTAGCACACAAACAGAAAGCACTCTCTTGAACAACAGGAGTCCAACTGGATCTGCTCAAAACAATCCCTTTGAACACCCTTCTCCGAATCACTGGCTCAA GAAGGTGAAGGGCTTAAAGGATGGGACCGGGAAGCAATTTGTGGCGGCAGGTGAAGTTGAGAACCACCAAGAAGATGTGCAATCGGTTTGGTAG
- the LOC111197820 gene encoding stress response protein nst1, producing MCILCVIQKWSRQVATMLPWFVIPLIGLWALSQLLPPAFRFEITSPRLACVFVLLVTLFWYEVLMPQLSTWRVRRNARLRERARLEAIQLQKLKKNATRRCRNCSTPYRDQNPGGGKFMCSYCGHISKRPVLDMPGLDISGSGILKELVGRGGKILNGKGWSEHGCLNRQEWCESSTLSNRSNYWRTNGGDTFDGDENCLVENSYSGGVVFACRLLTSLFMSIRWLWRKIFRFSSVDDSSLDPEQRRLLAKQGENGSSYHESRIEKARRKAEEKRQARLEKELSEEEERKQREEVARLVEERRKLRDEAEKCSKVVLAAKEKIIKEAEKKRQERRKERDKASSKCSSDGKEHDKKTGKETAQKRNVDKNDHLEHDRHSHDRGSNMEKRYGHGVENNATSNDTKSGGRYFDRMKGTILSSSKAFSDSRLFGRAVTTSATSAKENKPIGSADNFHTPAHTNPPELVAVKSFLNEVETNANPSVVTEPMPTREPRKAWHQLFARSTSVPVSSSVSTISRPSTKPQEASQTSHVSSQVSSIRTFDNPISFGLPSPFAIPLCSSGSTTSSLGFSPPTEIAFAQPGEDEHFEDPCYVPDPISLLGPVSKSLDLRAGYETGIGLAEHRAMKNSPTCEISKPSPIESPLSKSRAADEKQANDGSWQMWKSPLGQTGLGLVGGSANWIMPSETTRTNEESCMHHVPHHITSSLFAKEDAYSHRDSPESDHQNSVFSPITGGPSNHDPWSQNMFFPALSGTESPFSYSIQTESILLNNAAEYRSPTGSAQDNPFEHPSPNHWLKKVKGSGDGTGK from the exons ATGTGTATATTGTGCGTTATTCAAAAGTGGTCTCGTCAGGTTGCAACCATGCTGCCTTGGTTTGTTATACCTTTGATTGGACTGTGGGCTCTCTCTCAGCTTCTCCCACCTGCTTTTCGTTTCGAGATTACTTCTCCCAGGCTTGCTTGTGTGTTTGTGCTTTTGGTTACTCTCTTCTGGTACGAGGTTTTGATGCCTCAGCTTTCCACTTGGCGTGTGAGGAGAAATGCTAGGCTTAGGGAGAGAGCGAGATTAGAAGCTATTCAACTACAGAAGCTGAAGAAAAATGCGACTAGGCGTTGCCGTAACTGCTCTACGCCTTATAGGGATCAGAATCCAGGTGGTGGAAAATTCATGTGTTCGTATTGTGGGCATATATCAAAGAGGCCTGTTTTAGATATGCCCGGATTAGACATTTCTGGTTCAGGGATTTTGAAGGAACTTGTTGGAAGAGGTGGAAAGATTTTGAATGGGAAGGGATGGAGTGAGCACGGATGTTTAAACAGGCAAGAGTGGTGTGAGAGCAGCACGTTGAGTAACAGGTCAAACTATTGGCGGACTAACGGTGGTGATACATTTGATGGAGATGAAAATTGTTTGGTGGAGAATTCGTATTCTGGTGGTGTTGTTTTTGCTTGCAGGCTGCTGACTTCTCTTTTTATGAGCATTAGGTGGCTTTGGAGAAAGATTTTTAGGTTTAGCTCAGTTGATGATTCATCACTTGACCCTGAGCAGAGACGGTTACTGGCTAAACAGGGTGAGAATGGGTCCAGCTATCACGAGAGTAGGATAGAAAAGGCACGTAGAAAAGCGGAGGAGAAAAGACAAGCTAGACTGGAGAAGGAGCTTTcagaggaggaagagagaaaacaaagagaagaagttGCAAGACTAGTGGAAGAACGGAGAAAGCTGAGAGATGAGGCCGAGAAATGCAGCAAAGTAGTACTGGCTGCCAAGGAGAAAATCATCAAAGAGGCGGAAAAGAAGCGTCAGGAGAGAAGGAAAGAGAGGGATAAAGCCTCAAGTAAGTGCAGTTCTGATGGTAAAGAGCATGACAAGAAAACAGGAAAGGAAACCGCGCAGAAGCGCAATGTTGATAAGAATGATCATCTGGAACATGATAGGCATTCACATGATAGGGGCTCCAACATGGAAAAGAGATATGGACATGGTGTAGAGAATAATGCCACTAGTAACGATACAAAATCTGGCGGTCGGTACTTTGATCGAATGAAGGGTACAATCTTATCTTCTTCTAAGGCTTTCAGTGATAGCCGTTTATTTGGGAGAGCCGTTACTACGTCTGCTACTAGCGCAAAGGAAAATAAACCCATCGGTTCTGCAGATAATTTCCATACCCCTGCTCATACTAATCCTCCTGAACTCGTGGCTGTGAAATCTTTTCTTAATGAAGTGGAGACGAATGCTAATCCTTCA GTGGTTACTGAGCCAATGCCGACAAGAGAACCTAGAAAAGCATGGCACCAACTGTTTGCCCGTTCAACTTCTGTTCCTGTTTCCTCGAGTGTTAGTACTATAAGTAGACCTAGTACAAAGCCCCAGGAAGCTTCTCAGACCTCACATGTATCCAGTCAAGTTTCCTCAATACGAACCTTTGACAATCCCATCAGTTTTGGCCTCCCATCACCTTTCGCCATACCACTGTGCTCTAGTGGATCCACTACCAGTAGTTTAGGTTTCTCACCTCCAACAGAGATTGCTTTCGCTCAACCTGGTGAAGATGAACATTTTGAAGATCCGTGTTATGTTCCGGATCCTATATCTCTACTGGGACCTGTTTCAAAATCTCTTGATCTAAGGGCTGGGTATGAAACTGGAATAGGACTGGCAGAACACCGTGCAATGAAAAATTCACCTACATGTGAAATCAGCAAGCCGTCGCCAATTGAATCTCCTTTGTCCAAATCACGGGCTGCGGATGAAAAACAAGCTAACGACGGAAGCTGGCAAATGTGGAAGAGCCCCCTTGGCCAAACTGGTCTTGGTTTAGTTGGTGGGTCAGCAAACTGGATCATGCCTTCAGAGACAACTAGAACTAACGAGGAAAGTTGTATGCATCATGTGCCTCATCATATAACATCCTCATTATTTGCAAAAGAGGATGCTTATTCACATAGGGACAGTCCTGAAAGTGATCACCAAAACAGCGTATTCAGCCCCATTACGGGTGGTCCAAGCAACCATGATCCTTGGTCGCAGAATATGTTCTTCCCTGCATTATCTGGCACGGAGAGTCCTTTTTCTTATAGCATACAAACAGAAAGCATTCTCTTGAACAATGCAGCGGAGTACAGGAGTCCAACTGGATCTGCTCAAGACAATCCATTTGAACACCCTTCTCCGAATCACTGGCTCAA GAAAGTGAAGGGCTCAGGGGATGGGACTGGGAAGTAA